From Erigeron canadensis isolate Cc75 chromosome 8, C_canadensis_v1, whole genome shotgun sequence, one genomic window encodes:
- the LOC122579037 gene encoding probable receptor-like protein kinase At1g30570 yields the protein MAEFAHLKIQLAEIKNATSNFNNNVIGIGGFGKVYAGTLSHSMGRSMVAIKRLDRRFGQGDPEFWKELMMLSRYMHKNLISLLGYCDEAGERIIVYEYASNGSLDRHLSSHSLSWTQRIKICLDAANGLSYLHDPKGTQQRVLHRDIKSSNILLDANWNAKLSDMGLSKFGPANQQHTVLFTNIVGTPGYCDPQFMYTYRLTKESDIYSFGVVLFEVLCGKLCFKSTKDDLEILVPSWKQKYKHNNLQDIVFQDLRPSMNSTSLEIFSNIAFECLHDSREQRPTISQVVEKLKRALELQELHDKKLFEDNKIGMDELALREAFRNNGFWFANWRAKRALKSVDDNRNGVIDKEEISKLLAFVEKGRRKRIVS from the exons ATGGCTGAGTTTGCACATCTTAAAATCCAATTGGCAGAGATAAAAAATGCCACAAGTAACTTCAATAACAATGTTATTGGAATAGGGGGATTTGGGAAGGTCTATGCAGGCACATTGTCTCACTCTATGGGGCGAAGCATGGTTGCTATCAAGCGCCTAGATCGTAGATTTGGACAAGGAGATCCAGAGTTCTGGAAAGAGCTCATGATGCTTTCGCGTTATATGCATAAAAATCTCATCTCTCTCCTCGGATATTGCGACGAGGCTGGTGAGAGGATCATTGTCTATGAGTACGCATCTAATGGAAGCCTTGATCGCCATCTAAGTTCCCATAGTCTATCGTGGACACAACGTATCAAGATATGCCTTGATGCTGCAAATGGTCTAAGTTACCTACATGATCCCAAAGGCACCCAGCAAAGAGTTCTCCACCGCGATATAAAAAGTTCCAACATCTTACTGGATGCCAATTGGAATGCAAAACTTTCTGACATGGGACTTTCAAAATTTGGACCTGCAAATCAGCAACACACTGTTCTTTTCACCAATATTGTAGGTACCCCTGGGTACTGTGATCCGCAATTTATGTACACATACAGGTTGACGAAAGAATCAGATATATACTCTTTTGGAGTTGTCTTATTTGAAGTCTTATGTGGGAAATTATGTTTTAAGTCAACCAAGGACGACTTGGAGATCTTAGTGCCCAGCTGgaaacaaaaatacaaacataataatttaCAAGACATTGTCTTTCAAGATCTGAGGCCATCAATGAACTCCACTTCCTTGGAAATATTTTCAAACATTGCATTCGAATGTTTGCATGACTCTCGCGAACAACGACCAACCATTTCTCAGGTTGTGGAAAAACTTAAGAGGGCACTTGAACTTCAAGAACTTCACGATAAGAAACTGTTTGAGGACAATAAG ATAGGGATGGATGAATTAGCTCTACGTGAAGCCTTCCGCAACAATGGATTTTGGTTTGCCAATTGGAGGGCTAAGCGTGCATTGAAGTCTGTAGATGACAATCGTAATGGTGTCATTGATAAAGAAGAGATATCCAAGCTCTTGGCCTTCGTAGAGAAGGGGCGTAGAAAGAGGATTGTTTCATAA
- the LOC122580107 gene encoding receptor-like protein kinase ANXUR1: MEFAHLKIQLKEIKNATSNFNNNVIGIGGFGKVYKGIVSHSNGRSMAAIKRLDRRFGQGDPEFWKELMMLSRYTHKNLIALLGFCDEDGEKIIVYEYASNGSLDRHLSSSSLTWTQRIKICLDAANALSYLHDPKGTQQRVLHRDIKSSNILLDANWNAKVSDMGLSKFGPANQQHTVLFTNIVGTLGYCDPQYIYTYRLTKESDIYSFGVVLFEVLCGKLCFKSTKDDLEILVPSWKQKYKHNLQDIVFEDMRPSMNSTSLEIFSNIAFECLHDSREQRPTISQVVKKLKRALELQELHDKKLFEDNMEYNAPIFRKLDMTRPLFPYSEHVDPQEEEEDDDDGWIIDDDDSGWFGG; encoded by the exons ATGGAGTTTGCACATCTTAAAATCCAGTTGAAGGAGATAAAAAATGCCACAAGTAACTTCAATAACAATGTTATTGGAATAGGGGGATTTGGGAAGGTCTATAAAGGGATAGTATCTCACTCTAACGGACGAAGCATGGCAGCTATTAAGCGCCTAGATCGTAGATTTGGACAAGGAGATCCAGAGTTCTGGAAAGAGCTCATGATGCTTTCCCGTTATACGCATAAAAATCTCATCGCTCTCCTCGGATTTTGTGACGAGGATGGTGAGAAGATCATTGTCTATGAGTACGCATCTAATGGAAGCCTTGATCGTCATCTTAGCTCCTCTAGTCTAACGTGGACACAACGTATTAAAATCTGCCTTGATGCTGCAAATGCACTAAGTTACCTACATGATCCCAAAGGCACCCAACAAAGAGTTCTCCACCGAGATATAAAAAGTTCCAACATCTTACTGGATGCCAATTGGAATGCAAAAGTTTCCGACATGGGACTTTCAAAATTTGGACCTGCAAATCAGCAACACACTGTTCTTTTCACCAATATTGTAGGTACCCTTGGGTACTGTGATccacaatatatatacacatacaggTTGACAAAAGAATCAGACATATACTCTTTTGGAGTTGTCTTATTTGAAGTCTTATGTGGGAAATTATGTTTTAAGTCAACCAAGGACGACTTGGAGATCTTAGTGCCCAGCTGgaaacaaaaatacaaacataatttaCAAGATATTGTCTTTGAAGATATGAGGCCATCAATGAACTCCACTTCCTTGGAAATATTTTCAAACATTGCATTCGAATGTTTGCATGATTCTCGCGAACAACGACCAACCATTTCTCAGGTTGTGAAAAAACTTAAGAGGGCACTTGAACTTCAAGAACTTCACGATAAGAAACTGTTTGAGGACAATATG GAGTATAACGCCCCGATCTTTCGCAAGCTTGATATGACCCGCCCTCTCTTTCCCTATTCTGAGCATGTTGACCcgcaagaagaagaagaggatgatgatgatggctgGATTATAGATGACGATGATAGTGGTTGGTTTGGTGGTTGA